A stretch of Brassica napus cultivar Da-Ae chromosome C6, Da-Ae, whole genome shotgun sequence DNA encodes these proteins:
- the LOC106403989 gene encoding uncharacterized protein LOC106403989, whose translation MAYVKGKGILYEDDDAPIQLVESENSHVAEFRLSLIGKILNPKKQNVEKLIQYMINKWGMADRVTANDLGAGRFLFTFTTEEDIKEVLRQGPFHYNYWMFVLVRWEPIVHDDYPWIIPFWVQITGLPLHLWDVDNLKRIGGRLGHVDTMELAEWRMLIEIDTRKPMKFTRKVSVGEKEVTIQIAYDLLFKHCSTCGMLTHEKEHCPTVKEDIKAQLPLERSDVFARVQLPQGRPDRQSLLMNGSMRDRDHVRQGDALASVNRDRDHGFQVSQYRGFNNSKYDSYSKRVIRARDERPRSNRYGGSRFGARPYGRYGKEEAT comes from the coding sequence ATGGCATATGTAAAAGGAAAAGGAATCCTGTATGAGGATGATGATGCACCAATTCAGCTTGTGGAATCAGAGAACTCTCATGTTGCGGAGTTTCGACTATCATTGATTGGAAAGATACTGAACCCAAAGAAGCAGAATGTAGAGAAACTGATTCAGTATATGATTAACAAGTGGGGTATGGCGGATAGGGTTACTGCGAATGATCTTGGTGCTGGTAGATTCCTTTTTACATTCACAACTGAGGAGGACATCAAGGAGGTACTTCGACAGGGCCCGTTCCACTACAACTATTGGATGTTCGTGTTGGTGAGGTGGGAGCCGATTGTCCACGATGATTATCCATGGATTATCCCCTTTTGGGTTCAGATAACAGGATTGCCTTTGCACCTGTGGGATGTGGACAATTTAAAAAGAATTGGAGGTCGCCTAGGTCACGTTGATACCATGGAGCTGGCGGAATGGAGGATGCTGATCGAAATAGATACGAGAAAGCCTATGAAATTCACTAGAAAGGTATCAGTTGGTGAGAAGGAGGTTACGATACAAATTGCTTATGATCTTCTGTTCAAACATTGCTCAACATGTGGAATGTTAACACATGAGAAAGAGCATTGCCCTACGGTAAAGGAGGATATTAAGGCTCAACTACCACTGGAAAGATCTGACGTTTTTGCACGAGTCCAGTTACCACAGGGTAGGCCTGATCGTCAGTCTTTGCTGATGAATGGGAGTATGCGCGACAGGGATCATGTTCGTCAGGGTGATGCATTGGCCAGCGTGAACAGAGACAGAGATCATGGGTTCCAGGTGAGCCAATACAGAGGATTCAACAACAGCAAATATGATTCCTATTCGAAAAGGGTCATCAGAGCTCGCGATGAAAGACCACGCAGTAATCGTTATGGTGGTTCGCGGTTTGGTGCTAGACCATATGGTCGGTATGGTAAGGAGGAGGCAACATAG
- the LOC106403990 gene encoding uncharacterized protein LOC106403990 — protein sequence MNDKLFRGIDRDHLELVRYAESECQAWYNAKESIPNPLQAPNTEVVQALSLNNMCMVDGSWTSTDLFSGIGWVWKDNTGKIQLMGTRNLRRRETALHSELEALKWALESMLQHSNCQHFGTDCKDLIAMIKEPQAWPKFSTELEAIQIILICYSDFKITYVPRTQNEIADSLARNARSFHRSLYFIGCCIPVWLPDQLMFE from the coding sequence ATGAATGATAAGCTATTCAGGGGGATTGACAGGGACCATCTCGAACTGGTCAggtatgcagagagtgaatgtcaGGCTTGGTATAATGCTAAGGAGTCTATACCTAATCCCCTTCAGGCACCAAACACTGAAGTGGTACAAGCCTTAAGTTTGAATAATATGTGCATGGTGGATGGCTCTTGGACATCTACAGATCTATTCAGTGGAATTGGTTGGGTATGGAAGGATAACACGGGAAAGATCCAACTTATGGGAACACGGAATTTAAGGAGGCGGGAGACAGCACTACACTCGGAATTGGAAGCATTGAAATGGGCATTGGAAAGCATGCTTCAACATTCAAACTGCCAACACTTTGGTACAGATTGCAAGGACCTGATAGCTATGATAAAGGAACCCCAAGCCTGGCCAAAGTTTTCAACGGAGCTGGAAGCCATTCAAATCATCCTCATATGTTATTCGGACTTCAAGATCACCTACGTGCCAAGAACACAGAATGAAATTGCTGATTCTTTAGCTAGGAATGCTCGATCTTTTCATAGATCTctatattttattggttgttgtattccGGTCTGGCTACCAGACCAGCTcatgtttgagtaa